The region AGATTCCGAATTTGTTCAAAAtgctttatttattcatctgGACGTCTGACTTAAAGAGGCACAGGATTACTAAACAAAATGAGCACAGTAACTACCTGTATCTGCCACCTCTCCCACAGGCACTTTCTTCTTCCATGCCATGTGACCAAGGATTGAGAATATAGCAAATCCCGCAAAGAAGCTGGTGCTGCAGTTTCCTGTTGTGATAATCAAAGTGTCCCTGAAATCAAAAGAACCACAATCAAAAGACTGAACCCATCATGACCGCAATAACAGAGTACATTGTACAAAGCACAAACTCACCTGATGACATTGTTGTCAAACTTATTATAAGAGGCCATAGAGAGCAGCCCTCCAACtccaatacctaaggagtagaAGACCTGTGAAGCTGCATCATTCCACACCTGCAACGTATCAGACAAAAATATGCCTTAAACAAAGAGGATACCTAGATATTTTTAAAGCAGCAACAAAGCACTGTGTTCACAGACTCCTCGGCCTTATATGCGACAGTGTACCATCAGAAGTACCTGTGCATTAGCTAATCGGCTCCAGTCTGGTGTGAGGTAGAAAGCAATGCCCTGAAGAGAGCCCTCCAGTGTAGCACCTCTGATGATCAAAACAATGAGCACAAAGTATGGGAAGGTAGCGGTTACATAAACCACCTGAAATAAGAGACAGCACAGACACATTAGACAAGACATAGcaccaacgtgtgtgtgtgatgtggtgtggtgtggtgtggtgtggtgtggtgtggtgtgtgtgtgtgtgtgtgtgtgtgtgtgtgtgtgtgtgtgtgtgtgtgttttatgggggaactgacaataaaaacattgtattGATTTACCTTGCCAGAGCTGCGGATGCCCTTGAGCATACACAGGAAGATGATGATCCAGGCAGCCAGGAGGCACAGGGCCAGGGGCCACCGGACAGGGCCCGGGTCGTGAAGGCCCTCACTGAGGACTACACCCAGCACACGCTCactacaagacacacacaaacgtatAAAACAGCACGCCTCTTACCAAATCTATGGCCACACTTTTTACGCATTAACTGATGCAAAATAAACAAGGCACAGCCATAAGACTGGATCTATTAAGGACTGTGTGAAGAAAAATATCTTTATTCATAcggtttattttgtatatttatgttttacatcACTAAAAATCATACAATACTTCATTGtgcttttaatactttattatAATGTCAAGTATCACAAATGCTTAGAATTGCTTTATCCATTTTGCATGAACAGTTATAAATTCTCTCTGTGCTCTCTGTTAGAGTGTGGTTGTCACATGTTATAACTCCTTCATGATATCCTATTGTCTTCTTAAAGGTTATGGTGTAGTGATATTTCCAGTGTGTTTTTCTAGATTGCTTTTCTGTtgttcattttctgtttttttttatctcctatAACAAAGACATAGTTGTAATGAATATTGTCATGTGTTACATGTTGCTCTACAAACTATGATTCAGTGTAGAGGAGGAGCATTCAAGAGTATGTCATTTTTTCTGACAGTCCTGTATAGTCCAATGCAATTCATTAGAGATACTCAACCAACACGTCTGTGGTTTCTGTTCTCTTTGTGCAGCTAAACTtcttctcaattcaattcaattcaatgaaTTGTATTCATTTCCAGCAGAGCACTTAAATTGTATATGCAGCAGAGCACACGTCAGTCAGCAGCAGTGGGGAGTGGGTATGGGAAAATTCACCAAGGGCAGGGGGCAGAGTTCACTAGAGAAATGGCCTTTCTCAATGCCTCTGAATGCCTGCCATGCTTTTTGAGAGTAGGCTCTAGTGATGGGGTCAACAAACTGACCTATATATTGTATCTTGCCTCAGTCTGAACCCTTTGGTTTGTTTGCTGTATATCAATAAACCCTTACTTTTACTTGAAGCACACAGTAAGCTGTCATTGAGGCATTGTGGCTGAATAACAGCTTCTTCAACATGTACACATCACCGCACAGCGTTTCATGCAAAATGTATTCATAGAGGTAAGGAGTAACTGTGATCCTTAACTTGTAAAGTACTACAGTCATCTGTTGTTATAAAACATCACAATGATTTATATTGGGAAATTGGAAGTCTTATGTATTATGTGGACAGTATAATGAAATGTATTTCCTGGCATCATATACAGTAAGGTGTTGTCACAAAGCCCTGAGTCATATTAGCTGAACGGTGACAGTTTAACCAGTTTGAAGAGAACTTGGGTTTGTTGAAAAAACAGCGCAGCATACTGCCAAAACCGTTTAGtctttaaatatttcaaaacaGCTTGTATACATTTGCAGGGGAGGCTCGATTTTATTTtacttcattatttttttttttacaaataagaaAGACAAACTTACTTCCAGAATTTTTCTGTGGGGCTGAGGCCTTTACCAGTGGAGCTATTGCCAGTGGTGCTGTTTCCACAGAGACCTACATTGGCTACAGCATCACAGGACCAGGGCAGAGGGCTCTGTAACGAGCTGCCCAGGTAGTAAAACGTCCATGCTATAATGACGTTATAGTAGAGACACACCAGAATGGACACACACAGCATCCCAATGCCAATACCTACAAGAAGAGACACAGCTATAAGTATCTCAGAAAAACAGGATATACACTATTGTGAAAAGATACATTATAAGATATCGGTTAGATCATTTCAATATACAGGAAACTATGAACCCCCTGTTGTAAAAAGTGGCAGATGGACtcgccaaaaaaaaacaaaaaaacaacaaccatatATTCAATGGACACCTCAGAGTGTATCACACCTTGAAAACAGCATTCCAGACTATGTTCTGTTCCTTTTGTAATACTTGGAGGAACTCCATGTCAACTATAATAATATTTCATAATTCAGCATGCCAACCTGCTGCTGGCatttgcagttaaaaaaaacccaTCTATGATGAAAACCTGCTTTCTGGCTCTATTTTAAGAGAGTTCCTGCAGGTTTCTTTATCAGATGTTTATATTTAGCAACTGAGTTGCAGAGCCTCTAAAGGAATTTTTAGGGCTAGCTACGTGAAGTATATTAGTGAGGTGGCAAACTGATGTGAGTTAGATAGCTATTTTCCTTGACTATGTTTGTCTGGACTGACTGGTGGTGACACAGGCATTTTGATGTCAACTTGAGATGCTGTGTACTCAAATCATTAAGCATAGTTCAAACTGGATGCTCAAGATTCCTGGAGACTTAATATACAACTGTGATGATATTTCTATACTATTGAGCACAGTCTAACTAATTACATTGAGTCACGGCCCTGACATAATTATCTGTAAAAAGTTTTAAGGTTGTGTCACTGAAttacagtgtatgtgtgtaaatgcaGGTCTAAAAAGCATGATATATGAGGTCCTTACCTTTGAGCAGAGGGCAGCATTTCCACACTGTGATGGGGCCAGCTGCTCCGTACTGGCCTAAACTTAGCTCCATTAGGAACAATGGAACACCCGTAACAAAGAGCATAATGAAGTAGGGGATGAGAAACACACCTGTGAAAAATAGAATGAGGCCAGTTTGAAGAAGGCTGGTGCTGGGGGAGAAATCCACTGCAATTACTTGTGTTGTGCAGCTACATGTAGACGGCCTGTAGAGACAGGTTAACTTATACAATCTCTGTCAGCGGTTATTCCGCTTTACTGTTAGTCAAGCTCCACCATGTTTGATTTCAGTAGGCTGGGTTAGACAGGCAGACTTTGTGTCTGGTGTGTAATCAAGGAAAATGTATAGGATTAAGTAAATGTTCTGTGTTCTAGCTCCCAGTACCAAAGGCTGTGGGAAATAAGCCAGCATGATTAGGACGACAGTGCAAACCCAAGGGCAGGGCTAAGAGGGCCTCTTGCCCAAATGGGTGTAACAAATCATTATAGACATACAATACACCCAGGCACTGAAAGCATTTGAGACGTCAGAGGGCATGGAACATGCTTGCAGACTGCTCACCTCCTCCATTGCGATAACAAAGGTACGGGAACCGCCACACGTTCCCCAGTCCCACGCAGTATCCAATACAAGAGAGCAGGAACTCGTACTTCCCTCCCCACTGTTCCCTTGGGATAATTGGAGCTGGAGTGCAGGGTGCAGGACTCTGGGCTCGGGAGTCAAACTGTGGCTGTGGTGCAGGCGTAGTTGTCGAATTCTGGCCATTTTGAATGACAGTATGCCCGTTCAAGTCTACTGAATTCtagcaaaaataaaatcacattttaaaaagggccAGAAGCATGTATGCATTAATACAGATAACACCAAAATTCTAAAATGTACCAATTCCATTTGCTTTTCATGACAAGGTAGTTGTTTGTATGTGGATTATATAGAAGAGTCAATTGGTCAATTATTCAATTAGACAAGCAGCAGAAAATGAATCAATGGCAATTCTAATAATTCATTATAGTTTAAGTACATTACCAAGTAAACAGACAAAACATTTGCTGTTCACAGACTGCATATTGTCTTATTATCTTATCCCGTCGAACTCATGAGGTGTTAAAACCACTAACTGGACtatttcttcctcttccttcctgCAGGCCATTCATCTCGCAACAAGAGAGGAACTTTTTTCTCATGTCAGGTCGCAGGGAGGAAGTTTGATACAGATAACAGCAGGGCTTCTGCTTTGTGCTGTTACTGTCATTGTTGTgtgttaaaatataaaaaatgcatCAATTATTCCAATGACCCACATAAAACAAACCAtagtttaattaaaatgatgCTCAAGTGTGTAATGTCTTTCTGAGATTTCTTGTATCGCCAAGTCATGCACAAAGATAATATATAAAGTATAGAGACATCAAAGTAGGAACCAGGAAGTTGAGGTAGTGCCATAGACTATATTAAGTCTATGGGTAGTGCACAATGtggttgtgttgacatgatGGGGTAACTAATAGCAGTGCCTAAAGTAAGCCAAGAGGCCTGAAATATTCAATGAACAGCATCAAAAGCTGTGCTAGAAACATTATTCATCACCATGAGGCGAAatcatttgtaaataaaaaatacaagaaGCATTACTTCTCTACAAAGAAGCTGGAACTAGGTCATGTTCGGTAATGCTTGAAAAATTACTTCAACAAATAATCGAAAATTGTTGGCGATTCTTTTTCTGTCCATCAACTGATCTTTGCAGCTCTGAATAAATGAGGACTGAGGACTTTCTATAATTGCTGAAAAAGACCACTAAATTAATAGggctaaatgaaaaaaaaaaactgagtatTGTAGAAAAATGGCAAATAGACTGCTATTGAAGTGCGTGGTCAGAATTAGCATATATAAAGCTAGACCTCGGGTAATGCCAACGTGCTTTGTATGGCATGAGTAACCAAATGTAACATCACTAAATGGTGGTGTAAACACAAAAATCTGGGCGAGTCGGCCCAGTCCGGCCGGTCGGTTGTATCTCCTCGATGTGTCTGCAGTGACTGTATTGATTTGGTGCAGATGAAGATAAGCCGGAGGTTCGAGTAATAGTGGACGTTCAGGTTAGACTGCTTCATCTAATCTAGTGCTGCCCTGACACGAACAGCACAGAGGTAAACTTAAATCGTTTGTAAAGGGGGTCCCACGTTGCTTTGAGTGTCTAACATGAGTCTTAAACCCACACAGAGTGAGTGATATGTTTGGTGTGTGGCGAAGAGCCAGAAAAACAAACCTCCGCTCCTACTTGCGCTGTGGTTGCACTTACTTCAGCGGGGTTCCCGAGTGCGGCTTTGCCGCTTTCGTCCTGCATTTCCTCCCCCGGCACAGGTGGTGTTTCGCTGCTTTTATACGTCGCTCTTTAATCCATATTTTACATGGGGGAGTCCTCTTAGAAGTACACCATGTTGCTGTAGTTTTAGTGGCAGTTGAAGAAGTTCGGTCGGCGTTAACCGAGTGTGACACAGCAGCAGGGAGACATCAGCGATGACGATAAGGAAACAGGCCGGTGGGCGGTGAGGTGAAGGACAGGGAGGCTGGGCGCAAGTGCAGCACTTCCTCCCTACCTGCTGTGAGATGTTTAGGGAGGGGTAAAGTGAGTCATGGGGAGCAACGTGGGGACTGTGGTGGGAAACTTGATAATTGatcaaaacatctttttttttcttcaaaatattGTAGccaaattattctttttttttttgtgtgagcaGAATGTCaagtgaaatgttttgtttcaccACATGCGTTTATAACTTGCATACAAGTACCTAGTTATATTATGGACCCCTGGGCCACAGCACcaacagaaacaacaacatTGCTATTATGTAGTTAAAGTTGAATACTTTACCACAAAAAAATACTACAAAAAATACTTACAGGTCATGAACACGTAGTATAGCCTAAACTATGATCCTACACTAAAGCATGAACATTCATACTTTACCTTGAAGGCTTAAAAATAGTAGTTTTAAATTAACATGAGTAAGGATTATTTTGTCAAGTGATTACACTATATCTGAAATATTTCAGTTTCTTCTTAAAAATGAATAGTTTTaacatttggggaaatatgcATATTTTAGGCCTATCTTGTCAAAACCATAGTTCAAACCCAAGTCCTGGTCGCACCAGACAGTCACAAGGAAATGAGCTTGCTGCGtctttgtatattttttctAGAAACTAGGTGTTACAGTGCTGCAGGGCTACTTGGTGAACTATAGtagctaacaaaaaaaaactaaaaaactacAGTAGTTAGAGtattgcattgccagacctcacAATTGCTCCCTC is a window of Perca fluviatilis chromosome 16, GENO_Pfluv_1.0, whole genome shotgun sequence DNA encoding:
- the slc6a7 gene encoding sodium-dependent proline transporter is translated as MQDESGKAALGNPAENSVDLNGHTVIQNGQNSTTTPAPQPQFDSRAQSPAPCTPAPIIPREQWGGKYEFLLSCIGYCVGLGNVWRFPYLCYRNGGGVFLIPYFIMLFVTGVPLFLMELSLGQYGAAGPITVWKCCPLLKGIGIGMLCVSILVCLYYNVIIAWTFYYLGSSLQSPLPWSCDAVANVGLCGNSTTGNSSTGKGLSPTEKFWNERVLGVVLSEGLHDPGPVRWPLALCLLAAWIIIFLCMLKGIRSSGKVVYVTATFPYFVLIVLIIRGATLEGSLQGIAFYLTPDWSRLANAQVWNDAASQVFYSLGIGVGGLLSMASYNKFDNNVIRDTLIITTGNCSTSFFAGFAIFSILGHMAWKKKVPVGEVADTGPGLAFVAYPEALALLPGSVFWSILFFLMLFMLGIDTLFGNMEGITTAVLDEFPHLRANPLHKSLFLGALCFCFYLMGLLLVTNGGIYWFTLIDSFSTSFGLIIITLFMCIGISFFYGVNQFCQDIIDMIRHCPPWCTKVLLYFKACWVFCTPFLLLFILTYIFIEMYRTSLQYGSYVYPLWGKALGVCMGATCCLQIPIWAIVAISKETGTLKERFQKSIRPLNSWRVNNLDSTARVQEHMEAERVEAPFTVTLTDMDFTAMTWEEGSQA